Genomic segment of Candidatus Protochlamydia amoebophila UWE25:
AGAGGCGTTAGATATTCGTGTAAAATCTGAACAAGAAGTCATACGTTTTAGTGAGCTTTTGAAAGAAAAAAATCAAATATTGTCGGAAAAAGAAGGGCAAATTTTTCAGTTATTGCGTGATAAAGAAAACCAAGAAACACATCTACATGAAATGAATCATTTAGTGAATGAAAGCGAAACTCGCTTTAAAATTGCTCAGCAACATTTAGCAAAAAAATTGAAAGAAGCGGCTATTTTATCTGAAAAAGTTGAAGGTCAACAAAGAGTGTTAGAAGAAATTTCTCAAAATAACGAAAACTTCAAAATTCAAATTAATCAGCTTCAGGCTAGTTTAGGAATTTCTCAAAAACAAGAGAAAAAACTTCAAGAACAATTACATGATGCTTTAAAAAGCACTGAAAGCCAAGTTTCTAAATGGGAAGAAAAATACTTTTGCATGTATGACAAATGGCAAGAAAGTGAAAATTGCGTTAAGAAATTGAAGAAAATTGAAGAGAAACACCAACAAATGCAAAACCTTATCGCCAATTTAGGGAATTTCATGGGTGGACCTTCCTCTCAGAATTTTTTACACACCATGCAAGAATTAGTAGATAAGTCAAATCAACAAAATAATAGTGAAGAAGAACAGCCCGAGTCCGTTCAACATCCAAGCCAAGAAGACGAAGAAAAATATGATTTGTTTGGTATGAAATTTAGGCAAGATAAACCAAAACCAAATTCCCTTTCATGAGCAATCAAGTTATTATTTTAGGATTAGACCCTGGGACAAAAATAACTGGTTTTGGAGTCATTCGCATTGAAGGCCATCAGTATGTTCCTGTCGATTACGGTTGTATTCGCCCTCCTTCTCATTATAAATTGTCTGAGCGTTATTTAGTCATATGTCAAGGAGTTGAACAGTTAATCGATCAACATCAGCCTCATGCTGTCGTTGTGGAAACACAATACGTTTCTAAAAATGTTCAAAGTGCTATGAAATTGGGAATGGCAAGAGGTGTTATCATGATTGCTGCTAAAAAAAGAGGAATTCCTATTTATGAATATGCTCCCTCAAAAGCTAAATTAGCTGTTGTTGGGACAGGAAGAGCAAGCAAATATCAAGTTCAAGGCATGGTTCAGAGGTTACTTAATCTATCAATTCCTCCAACGCCAGAAGATGCTGCAGATGCTTTGGCATTAGCTATTTGCCATGCACAAATGCCCATTTTAAAACAAAGTCAATATGAAACTTGAGGAGCTAAATTAAATACTATGTTTGCATATATAAAAGGAGTATTAGCTTTTTTCAATCCTTCTCAAGCTATTGTTGATGTTCATGGTGTAGGATATTTACTTTTTATCCCTTGTCGCCTATTAGGGCAACTTCCCCAAATTGGGGAGCCAGTTCAATTTTATACCACTTATGTAGTTAGAGAATTTTCTCACACGCTTTATGGATTTTTAAGTTACCAAGAACGCGATATTTTTGAAATTTTAATGAATGTTACAGGTATTGGTCCTAAGATGGCTTTAAGCTTAATCGGACATCTTTCGATGAGCGAGCTTCAAATAGCTGTTATGCGACAAGATTTATCTACACTCTGCCGTGTCCCAGGTGTTGGCAAGAAAACTGCGGAGCGTTTAATTGTAGAATTAAAAGATAAGTTAGCTGCCATTGGGCATTTAGATACGTCTGATCATATAGAGCCTTTAACGCAAGATCCCAAATCCAAATCTGTTCAAGATGCCATGTTGGCCCTTATAAATCTTGGTTATAATCAAACCACAGCCCAAAAAGCGATTAAACAAGGGATGAAAGAACTTCCAGAAGAAATTGACTTAGCTCAATTAATTACCGTTGCTTTGAAACACGTATGAATTGGAGCTTATGCCTAGGATATCAAATTGGATTTTCTACTATCCAAGAACAAATAGGGCAAATGGGAGTTTGATGTGAGCGGGCTTGACAATGTTCTCTTGCAAAATAAATGATTTGTAAATGAAGACGAGTCCAATCTTTTTTGGGAAAAAGAGATTTTAAATCTTTTTCTGTTTGTTTAACATTTTTCCCATTGCTTAATCCCCATCTTCGAGCGCAACGGTGAATATGAGTATCCACAGGGAAAGCGGCTTCCTGAAATGCTTGAGACATGACGACAGAAGCTGTTTTATGTCCGACCCCAGGTAGCGACTCTAATGCTTCAAATGAAGCCGGAACTTTTCCTTCATAATCTTTGATTAGCCGATCCGAAAGTTCCCAGATATTTGTCGCTTTACGAAATCCGAGTCCACATGAATGGATAATAGATTCAATTTCATTAATGGATAGTTTCACCATTTCTTGGGGAGTGCTTGCTTTTTTAAATAAAATAGGGGTTACTTTATTAACTCGTGCATCGGTGCAATGAGCGGATAAAAGAACAGCGATAAGTAAGGTATAGCTGTCATGATGACTTAAAGGAACTGCAGGAGCTGGGTAAAGTTCATTGAGAATACGCTGAATATTTTTTGCTATTGTATGCTTATTCATTTTCCTATACAAAATTTAGAAAAAATTGCTGATAGAATATCTTCAGAGATATTAGTTCCAATGATTTTCCCGAGTTCTAATAAAGATTGGCGCATATCTAAAGTTAGAAATTCAGGTGAAACTTGATGTCGAAGACCTATTTTTACACGTCTTAAAGATTCAATCGATTCGATAAGAGCTTCTTTATGTCTAACATTTGTAATAAGGATTTCTTCTTTGGAAGGAGGGCCATCTTGCCAAATAATGGTATCAATTGTTTGATGCAGCTCTTCTAATCCTATTTTTTCTTTAGCAGATAAATGAACAAGAAAAGGAACCTCTAAGCAAGGAAGATTTCTTGGATTGAGATCAATTTTATTCCAAATGACGATTGTTTTATGAAAAGGGACTTGTTTTAATAATTCCTGATCTTCTTTTTCCAATCCTTTATGCGCATCTAAAACGAGTAAAATTAAATCGGCTTCTTGCATAGCTTTTTTAGAACGACGAATGCCTTCTTGTTCAACGCTTTCATTAGCTTCTCTAATCCCTGCCGTATCACTCAATTTGATGTGTAGTCCATTCAGACGTAGATGGTCTTCTAAAACATCTCGAGTGGTGCCAGGAATGGGGGAAACAATAGCTCGATCCTTATCTAGCAGAGCGTTCATCAAAGAAGACTTACCTACATTTGGGCATCCAATCAAGCAAATAGAAAGGCCATCATGTAAAATTTTTCCATTGTGAAAAGAATTCACTAACTTTTCCATGTCTTTAGCAGTCCTTTCTAAGTCTTGATCCAATTCATCCATGGTGGCAAATTCTAATCCTTCTTCAGGAAAGTCAACCCAGGCTTCTAAAATCGCTGCAATTTGAGTTAAGGTTGATTGAAAGGCCAATACCCGGTTTGATAAAGAACCTTTTAGTTGACTTTCTGCCGCGCCTAGGGCTTTTTCATTTTTTGCACAAATGAGTTCTTGAACAGCTTCGGCTTGAGCTAAATCAATTTTACCATTCATGTAAGCTTTAAAAGTAAATTCACCAGGCAATGCTGCTCGAGCTCCGGCTGCTAAAACGACTTCTAAAACTTTGCGAGTAATTAAACTTCCTCCGTGACAATGAATTTCTACAGTATTTTCTCCTGTATAAGAGCGTTTACCAAGCATTATAAGGACCAAAACATCATCGACATGTTCGCCTGATGAATTATAAATTTGCCCGTAATGTGCAGTATGTGAGCGATAGCTGAAAATGGGGCCTGAAAAAATTTTAGCAGCTACTTCAAGAGATTGATCGCCTGAAATGCGGATAATCGCTACTCCTCCCTCACCTGGAGGGGTTGCAATTGCTGCAATTGTTTCACCTGGGTAATAGGGTTGATGAATAAATTCCATGATGCTTTAAATTTGTATTTGTGATTCTTGATATAACAATGAGAAATATGTTATATTAAATCTATTTTTGATGCATCTATTTGATTATCAATTAGCATCGAATTATTTGCATAAGTTGAGGAGTGGGCGCCATGTCTGACATTATTTACGTGGATCGTTTAACGGGAAAAAAACAAATTGAAAAAGTTTACAAAGGAGCTGTCATTCGTTTTCTTTATGGAGATAGCAAACTAAGTCGCTTAATACAACCTTTTCTTTTACCTCCATTGGCAAAATGGCCTTTTATTTCTCATTGTTACGGACTTTTACAAAAACGCCCTTCTAGTGTAAAAAAAATTCTACCCTTTATCAAAAATTTTGATGTAAATATTTCAGAATTTTTAATGCCTCTAACCCATTTTAAATCATTTAATGACTTTTTTATTCGTCGTTTAAAGCCCGAGTTCCGCCCTATTGCACTAGGAGAGAAAATCGTTTCTATGCCTGCTGATGGACGCTATTACTTTTATCAAGATATAGATCAAGTTGATGGATTTATTGTAAAAGGCAAAAAGTTTAGTTTAGCTTCGCTATTAGAAAATAAAGAGTTAGCTCAGAAATATCAGGGAGGAAGTATGGTGATTGTCCGACTTTGTCCCTCAGATTATCATCGATTTCATTTCCCCTGTGACTGTATCCCAGGCGAAACGCGGCTACTTAATGGATATCTTTACTCTGTCAACCCTTTAGCGATTAAAAAAAATCTCAATATTTTTACACAAAATAAACGCACTATTTGCGAGTTAGCAACCACACATTTTGGAAAAATTCTTTATTTAGAAATTGGAGCGACAAATGTAGGTAGCATTCAACAAACCTATTGTCCATTTCAACCTGCTTTAAAAGGCGATGAAAAGGGATACTTTGAATTTGGAGGATCTTCGTTAATTTTATTATTTCAAAAAGGAAGGATTCGATTTGATCAAGACTTGTTAGATGCCACCCAATCTGGTTATGAAATACGCTGTTTGATGGGACAGCAAATGGGAACTCTTATTCAGAAGTTTTAAGGATACAAAACTCTGTAAAGAGATTTGAATTTTAAAGCGTCCAATTTCCTTGAAAATAACCCAGAAAAACTCGAATGCTGGGTTTTTCTGAGTTGTAAAAGAAAGAGGTTATTATTTTTTAGATTTTTGGACGACTAACAGGAACAGTCGCAAAATATTCTTCTAACCCTTCATTAGAAGGTTTAAAAGCCTTTTGGCCGTGCTGCCAATTCGCTGGACAGACTTCTCCATTTTTTTCGAAATAAAGAAGAGCATCTAAAATACGAAGCGCCTCATCAACTGAGCGTCCCAAGGGTAAATCATTGATAACTTGATGACGGACAATTCCTTCTTTATCAATTAAAAATAGGCCACGGAAAGCAATGCCTTCATGAGGAATTAACACATCATAATCATGTGCAATGGTTTTGTTTAGATCGGAAATTAGAGGGTAATCGATACCTTCAATTCCTCCTTTACTTTTAGGGGTATTCAACCACGCTAAATGGCTATAACAGCTGTCAACAGAGCATCCAATTATTTGTGCATTTCTTTTTTCAAATTCTTCAAGTTTTTCTTGAAATGCATGTAGTTCTGTTGGGCAAACAAAAGTAAAATCTAAAGGGTAAAAAAATAAAATGACATTTTGTCCTCTGAAGTGTAACAGAGAAAAATCGTTTACAATTTGACCATTCACGACGGCTTTTGCTTTAAAATCTGGAGCATGTTTGCCAACTAATAATCCCATAATCACCTCACTTTTAGAGTTCTCTTTGTTTAACCAAAATTTTCGATTTTAAAAACTTTAAACTCGGTTTATTTGATCAAATGCTGTTCCTATGTTCCCACATTTCTTCAAAATTTAATAATAAAATCCTGCAAAAAAAGGAGTTTTAAATTTTAAAAAGTTTTTTAAGTATTATTTTTACTGAAATAATTGTTTGGCTTTAGGAAGCCAATTCTCATTTCCAATTGTTGTCATGGGACCATGTCCTGGATAAACAGATGTAGAAGGGGGTAATTGCGCTAGCTTGTCCAAAGATGTCCACATTAAATCTGGTTGGCTGGTAGGAAAAGAGATATTTCCAATGGATCCTTTAAATAAGGTATCTCCTGATAATAATTTGGATTGTGAGATTTCATAAAAGCAAACACTTCCCGGAGAATGTCCCGGAGTGTGAATGACTTTAAAAGTTAATTGACCAACAGGGATTAGATCTCCATCGTTTAGAAAAATATTGGCTTTAACAGGTTGAATAGTAAGCCAACAAGGCAAACCATCCGAACCAGGTTTTTCTAAATTCAGTTGATCCAAAGGGTGCACATAAATGGGGATGTCATAGAGTTTTTTGATGGAATTGATATCAGCGATGTGATCCCAATGGGAGTGGGTGAGTAAAATAGATTGTAGGATAAAATGATGTTTCCTTAGACAATCAAGGAGAAGATTTGCTGATTCTGGAGCAGGGTCAACAATAATCGCTTTTTGCGTAGACAAACAAGCAATAAGATAGGCGTTAGTAGAAAAAGGCCCCGAAGGAAAAGGTTGTATAAACATTGCACCGGAGAGGATTCGAACCTCTAACCGCCCGGTTCGTAGCCGGGTACTCTATCCAATTGAGCTACCAGTGCAAAGAAGACGAAATTATAATTAGGATCTTTCTTTTTTTCAAGAACTTTTAGACAATGTTATCTGAAACTTTCCATGATGGCTATTCAAATTCGCCTTGTCTATGTCAATTTTGAATCAAAAAAATCGCATTCATTTTACGTTGGAGCAAATTCTGCTAAAAATTGTTTACCATAAAATTGAATAAACGGAGAATAAGTTGGACCGCTTAAAAAATGATCTCCAGGCCAGCCTCCCCAAAATAAAGGAGAAAAATCTCCTTGAAATTGTACATTCGTATCTGGATCGAAATAATTACGGAAATGTCCAAATGGTTCAAATAATGTGCTGACACCATCATTGACACTGACGATATTTTTGACACTTTGAAAACCGTTATTGGGAATAAGCGTTGCCGAGCCAAATGAAATCACTCGAATCATTTTTTGTTCTTCAGGTGTTAAAAGATCTCGCGCACGTTCAGTCTCTGTTCCTCCTAAACTATGGGCATAGTGAATAATGGTTCCTCCACCACTAACACCTCCCATTTCATGAATTAAGGAACGCCATTGAGCAGCAAGTAAATGCGCATGCATAGAGCGGAAGCCTAAGTTAAAAGCTAGTTTAACCATTATAGCACGGCTCACATCCCAGGTCCATCCTTCAGTAGGACGAAAAATGTAATGCACTTTTACCCCTCCATGTGACTCTGAGATGAGTTCTAAATTGCTCAACATATCTTGATAAGTGGTTAAAATTCCATTAATAAAAGTGACTCGTACCTTATCGCTAATTTCATTTTCTCCATAGGTGTTTATCTCTGTTTTTTCGTAAGAATGGCCCATTAATATGTAAGTTGTATTGCCAAAAATATTTCTGTTAATTTTCTCAAAAGTATTGGCAAAAGACTCAGGCAATTTCAATTCACTATGGAGTTTAATTTTGAAATGATGGGCCGAAGTCTGAATTTGTCTAAACGCATCAAAGAAAAAAGGAATAGTAGAATCCCAAATTTCAGAAATAGAAAAAAGTCCGTATAGATCGTAATGATTAATACTATCATTGCGAACGAACGTATAAAGGTTAGGTGTATCGTAAAAAAATAGAGGATCAGGGGTTATCCATCTTCCAATAGTTGAATCATAATAACGTTTCCCAAATCCAATCAACCCTGTTTTTTCTTCAATTCGCTTACTAGAAAATCGCCAGGGATTTTCAATTTGCGAAATAGTAAACTTTTCTCCGTAGGTATTATAAATACTTTCTGAACCAAAAGCAGAATAGCGATAAAACTCCGCGATTTCTTTAGTTTCCGTGTCAATTAAGCAACGAATCGAGCCCTGATGATCGTGAATAGGAGCATAGATCTTGTTATTTAGCTCAAGAGCTACAGCAGCATTAATTTCAGCCCCTTTCCCTATTCCCAAAACTCTTAATTGAGTTAACTGCCGCTCGGTATTTAAACAACCAATTTCTTTTTGACCATCAAAGAGATAGAAATTTGAATCCGCTAATATCCACTTAGAATTGTCTGCATCCCAGTGGTAATTTTGCTTTTGTAAACACCTGTCAAACGAATCATAAATAAAGTGAATAGCAAAATCATTCGGAGTTGAGACACGAATAAGACGATTTAGAGCATCATATTCATAATAAACAGATTCTTTCCCTTTTTTTTCGACCAAATTTCCATTTAAATCATAACGATAAAAAGCTAAGGGGGTTTCAATCAATTGATTTAGAGAGTCGGTTTTCCATTGTTCTGAATTAAATTTTAAGCGATTAAATAAAGAGTCATATTGATAAGTATGATGAAGTTCTCCATCTCCGGTTTCTTCGACCAATTGATGATCTTCACCATATTGATATGTTTGAGAATAAGTATTCAAAGAATCTTTAATGGTTACTGCCATTAAAC
This window contains:
- a CDS encoding phosphatidylserine decarboxylase, producing MSDIIYVDRLTGKKQIEKVYKGAVIRFLYGDSKLSRLIQPFLLPPLAKWPFISHCYGLLQKRPSSVKKILPFIKNFDVNISEFLMPLTHFKSFNDFFIRRLKPEFRPIALGEKIVSMPADGRYYFYQDIDQVDGFIVKGKKFSLASLLENKELAQKYQGGSMVIVRLCPSDYHRFHFPCDCIPGETRLLNGYLYSVNPLAIKKNLNIFTQNKRTICELATTHFGKILYLEIGATNVGSIQQTYCPFQPALKGDEKGYFEFGGSSLILLFQKGRIRFDQDLLDATQSGYEIRCLMGQQMGTLIQKF
- a CDS encoding peroxiredoxin: MGLLVGKHAPDFKAKAVVNGQIVNDFSLLHFRGQNVILFFYPLDFTFVCPTELHAFQEKLEEFEKRNAQIIGCSVDSCYSHLAWLNTPKSKGGIEGIDYPLISDLNKTIAHDYDVLIPHEGIAFRGLFLIDKEGIVRHQVINDLPLGRSVDEALRILDALLYFEKNGEVCPANWQHGQKAFKPSNEGLEEYFATVPVSRPKI
- the ruvA gene encoding Holliday junction branch migration protein RuvA; amino-acid sequence: MFAYIKGVLAFFNPSQAIVDVHGVGYLLFIPCRLLGQLPQIGEPVQFYTTYVVREFSHTLYGFLSYQERDIFEILMNVTGIGPKMALSLIGHLSMSELQIAVMRQDLSTLCRVPGVGKKTAERLIVELKDKLAAIGHLDTSDHIEPLTQDPKSKSVQDAMLALINLGYNQTTAQKAIKQGMKELPEEIDLAQLITVALKHV
- the mnmE gene encoding tRNA uridine-5-carboxymethylaminomethyl(34) synthesis GTPase MnmE produces the protein MEFIHQPYYPGETIAAIATPPGEGGVAIIRISGDQSLEVAAKIFSGPIFSYRSHTAHYGQIYNSSGEHVDDVLVLIMLGKRSYTGENTVEIHCHGGSLITRKVLEVVLAAGARAALPGEFTFKAYMNGKIDLAQAEAVQELICAKNEKALGAAESQLKGSLSNRVLAFQSTLTQIAAILEAWVDFPEEGLEFATMDELDQDLERTAKDMEKLVNSFHNGKILHDGLSICLIGCPNVGKSSLMNALLDKDRAIVSPIPGTTRDVLEDHLRLNGLHIKLSDTAGIREANESVEQEGIRRSKKAMQEADLILLVLDAHKGLEKEDQELLKQVPFHKTIVIWNKIDLNPRNLPCLEVPFLVHLSAKEKIGLEELHQTIDTIIWQDGPPSKEEILITNVRHKEALIESIESLRRVKIGLRHQVSPEFLTLDMRQSLLELGKIIGTNISEDILSAIFSKFCIGK
- the ruvC gene encoding crossover junction endodeoxyribonuclease RuvC, translating into MSNQVIILGLDPGTKITGFGVIRIEGHQYVPVDYGCIRPPSHYKLSERYLVICQGVEQLIDQHQPHAVVVETQYVSKNVQSAMKLGMARGVIMIAAKKRGIPIYEYAPSKAKLAVVGTGRASKYQVQGMVQRLLNLSIPPTPEDAADALALAICHAQMPILKQSQYET
- a CDS encoding MBL fold metallo-hydrolase, with product MFIQPFPSGPFSTNAYLIACLSTQKAIIVDPAPESANLLLDCLRKHHFILQSILLTHSHWDHIADINSIKKLYDIPIYVHPLDQLNLEKPGSDGLPCWLTIQPVKANIFLNDGDLIPVGQLTFKVIHTPGHSPGSVCFYEISQSKLLSGDTLFKGSIGNISFPTSQPDLMWTSLDKLAQLPPSTSVYPGHGPMTTIGNENWLPKAKQLFQ
- the nth gene encoding endonuclease III, whose translation is MNKHTIAKNIQRILNELYPAPAVPLSHHDSYTLLIAVLLSAHCTDARVNKVTPILFKKASTPQEMVKLSINEIESIIHSCGLGFRKATNIWELSDRLIKDYEGKVPASFEALESLPGVGHKTASVVMSQAFQEAAFPVDTHIHRCARRWGLSNGKNVKQTEKDLKSLFPKKDWTRLHLQIIYFAREHCQARSHQTPICPICSWIVENPI